From the genome of Xiphophorus hellerii strain 12219 chromosome 11, Xiphophorus_hellerii-4.1, whole genome shotgun sequence, one region includes:
- the thap12a gene encoding THAP domain containing 12a → MQNHCVVPDCPSGISDFQALFRFPRDPNRLQKWVEQCQRDDLKEKSVEQLYKYYRLCGKHFEASAFDSDAPGSVLKADAVPSVFDGPSQPQSGQVKRGKETTKDSETERRGRKRMKKAPAEPITETVQNVPEEDEEKKYLKTLLEVLLLLGEQSIPPFAPCNGKDDGLKSCNFQALLEYRLNCGDEVLKNRFDSSRQNCFSNELDTLITVCEQYVRSKVIEGVKQNGFFSLLTSEPVKISGEWCLPVFLRYVDQLKSHQEKFAGFLTFEGDENDLAEKLLSEMTDRWGLDMSQCRAQAHACSGTHSRKIKAFASKLVEKYPKAILTFRSTNPLTLSLANSMGVSGVQLVLSTFKQIELFFSQSSLLQVEFEHAISIFYPDKEDKAEELKKISRTSWTRRNDGFEVALDVIEALLLCVDSVHDNEDMRWNDQVTHSALEISKALTDFEFIMALIVLKNVMVLIQAFGKNLQGKAVDIHSATASLTAVLQSLKEMSDNIDVYHDFFYDEAVNLAATMEIPVKVPRFFLMKHQGEERSTQEDDYYKEQVTVPAVKHVIGEMNDLFSQDHIKVLGCMCLIPDIIEGKKSTQPDEESVQVFSDDIPNAGSLSAELHCWWVKWSKKSKGETFPASLHDTLQLADVKFFPNVMTALRLLSILPTLALEDSSDVAFKRYRMYIENMPDNVKSKSLALFNINYDVGFDLDSMVELYQKTYPERQEVS, encoded by the exons ATTGCAGAAGTGGGTTGAACAGTGCCAGAGGGATGACCTGAAAGAGAAATCAGTGGAGCAGCTCTACAAATACTACAGACTCTGTGGGAAACATTTTGAAGCATCTGCATTTGATAGT GATGCTCCAGGTTCTGTGTTGAAAGCTGACGCTGTCCCGTCTGTGTTTGATGGTCCAAGCCAACCTCAGAGTGGACAAGTGAAGCGTGGTAAAGAGACG ACAAAAGATAGTGAaacagagagaagaggaaggaaaa gaaTGAAAAAAGCTCCAGCAGAGCCTATTACTGAAACTGTACAGAATGTACCAGAGGAAGACGAAGAGAAAAAGTACCTCAAGACTTTACTGGAGGTTCTTCTACTGCTCGGAGAGCAAAGCATTCCGCCATTTGCACCGTGTAATGGGAAAGACGACGGCTTGAAGTCGTGTAACTTCCAGGCGTTGCTGGAATACCGCCTGAACTGTGGAGATGAAGTCTTAAAGAACAGGTTTGATTCATCAAGGCAAAACTGCTTTTCCAACGAACTCGACACGCTCATCACGGTTTGTGAGCAGTATGTGCGCAGTAAGGTGATCGAGGGAGTCAAGCAAAACGGCTTTTTCTCGCTGCTCACCAGCGAACCAGTGAAGATCTCAGGAGAATGGTGCCTTCCGGTGTTCCTTCGTTATGTGGACCAGTTGAAAAGTCATCAGGAGAAGTTTGCGGGGTTCTTGACCTTTGAAGGAGATGAAAATGACCTGGCAGAAAAACTACTATCTGAAATGACTGATCGATGGGGTTTAGATATGAGCCAGTGTAGAGCGCAAGCCCACGCCTGCTCTGGGACCCACTCGAGAAAAATTAAAGCATTTGCTTCCAAATTGGTTGAGAAGTACCCCAAGGCTATACTGACATTTAGATCTACTAATCCCTTGACCCTGTCTCTGGCCAACAGTATGGGTGTGTCAGGGGTTCAACTCGTTCTGTCCACCTTTAAGCAGATtgaattgtttttctctcagtcATCATTACTGCAGGTGGAGTTTGAGCATGCGATTTCCATCTTCTACCCAGACAAAGAGGACAAAGCTGAGGAGCTGAAGAAGATAAGCCGGACCAGCTGGACCAGAAGGAATGATGGGTTTGAGGTGGCACTGGATGTCATAGAGGCACTGTTGCTTTGTGTGGACAGCGTCCATGACAACGAAGACATGAGGTGGAATGACCAAGTCACCCACAGTGCTTTAGAGATCTCCAAAGCCTTAACTGACTTTGAGTTCATCATGGCGTTAATCGTGCTGAAAAACGTGATGGTGCTCATCCAGGCGTTTGGCAAAAATCTCCAAGGGAAAGCGGTGGACATCCATTCAGCTACAGCCAGCTTGACCGCTGTGCTGCAGTCCCTGAAGGAAATGTCCGACAACATCGACGTCTATCACGACTTTTTCTACGACGAAGCCGTCAACCTAGCGGCAACCATGGAGATCCCTGTCAAGGTTCCTCGGTTCTTCTTGATGAAGCATCAGGGAGAAGAAAGAAGCACTCAGGAGGATGACTACTACAAGGAGCAAGTGACGGTTCCTGCGGTGAAGCACGTCATCGGCGAAATGAATGATCTCTTCTCTCAGGATCACATCAAGGTCTTGGGGTGTATGTGTCTGATCCCAGACATCATAGAGGGGAAGAAGTCCACTCAGCCGGACGAGGAGAGTGTTCAGGTGTTCAGTGACGACATCCCAAATGCAGGAAGTCTCTCTGCTGAGCTGCACTGCTGGTGGGTCAAATGGAGCAAGAAAAGCAAAGGCGAGACGTTTCCCGCCAGCCTCCATGACACGCTGCAACTGGCCGATGTCAAGTTCTTCCCCAACGTGATGACGGCTCTGAGACTCCTCAGCATCCTTCCCACGCTGGCTCTGGAGGACAGCTCCGACGTGGCGTTCAAACGTTACCGGATGTACATAGAGAATATGCCTGACAATGTCAAGTCAAAAAGCCTCGCCCTTTTCAACATAAACTACGACGTTGGGTTTGATCTGGATTCCATGGTAGAACTCTACCAGAAGACGTACCCTGAAAGGCAGGAAGTCTCTTGA
- the LOC116728216 gene encoding uncharacterized protein LOC116728216 — protein MTDCCAAANCDYEQQGSENTTPLFSFPLDPERCQQWLINCHRQDLASQPPEQLHNLYKVCAKHFEPSMVEQQTASSCVLKEDAVPTIFDSTAPVIQQETCNRKRARDPSEEEAAVVKKSKENAPEMKEELTEMGVSQKENQTQEDVAISKAKETLKIYFKEILALTGFSINGANSSSDEPIGSVRGQRAHNPICVEKIDKKEILQFGEHFMQEEIQNSLRLSRFFSILVQDVTNIEGKEQIPVFIRSVTVAGFPQKHLIGFLPCDLDAENLFYMLLSELRNKWGLRMEHCRGLSYLSTGSMCQKMRDLTCRILQEFPQVVLSPSDPYAFNIWIIRCMPVPSIQKVADTVQEVALLLRRIPELSKRLDGKIQVTYGHLKGEVDRIKAALSGIWEYGTDAFQTMLEILEPFLTCINEIISKVDEETAEQMAKLKPVLKNFNFIITLVVLKNTLCCVSILNSSLRGIISISSTLQYTISNALKLVSKYQQELAIFHRKWFSDAVGRAKKLGVEITKPEMAQVDPNETPLEDFYRETLSRPILQYLVAEVKRVFSTEMVRILRWLSLVPSYMADHNFSIRRDKVADANLNNLARPDTFYEELGCWEVKWRHASKRRILPTTVFATLKIPDIGFYPNVQSLLRVLGTVPCVNAEADVYGQYHMVLERCHFYLKATLQEQRQCNMAFVYVNQDVHFSVEKMVESYIEKHPDILKLLQMDDAITENLSQVTVHGNHAEKDAEEELTRINLEMDADRLVEMKCAETDREALKSALQTAVVAAYSSHSKLHTDACPAQDGEVEYVTKSEMKEVLTVCENAVREGILTEVGSSFFSLIIDRVVKLGEKEYLPIFIRFVDSFDVMRLELIGFLEADLECDVMVQSLMQKITEDWRLDLGNCRGQAYLGSGDVSYKLKAFACKVQEKYPLAISTHCSAYSFNTWWSKSIPVPAVNRALDTFEEILTFFGSSAALEKQLDHVIAYGLRESYEKVQELQGRFCTVWQEKHDSYEVFVQMLEPLSECLERIKNNPQRWKLSVSEQAAVHLRKVMEFDFIISMVALKNASSFTRELSAGIQKDQFSVASQLCQISGIVATLNRVKTNMKLFHQNWFDEACAIAQSLRVQIEVPDNSLPKDGLIKPATYYKDCLSVPLVDNLINAVKDHFSDDHKEALNFLSLVPCSVTVSYMFENLKSKQPLYSSDLPDADNFLTELCCWRVTWKTKVASVTIPSSIFPTLRLPLMQYFGNINTLLRIMSVLPSTKLEDCGVVMRHKKFQDYLRSTHPKDRSVCLAMLYVSTNFSRDLDRMVSQCLKVTPQALEGICLDKESKSLIKNSENNMEVDMIKDKVGELSVQLSPEKLQIQEMKATDENGLTGDNRQSLATVFRLAALLGKKKRSLCELSEEDREPLVQELKLCHWFGSESKSISWISDDEMENLLINGIRDVILKEIQESPFFSLITDKPVKVTNKIYLPVFTRYVGESTPKVELIGFLPFNENGDIDRQASNLAKILTEDWGLPMSKCRGQAFMHLGLGYQSLKKMSLDFLNNYPLCVVTPSESCGLAHWLASSVPCPSVAKMLDITEDLLLFFDQSPDLEEQLAEAVDGLLNMPREALEEIPETCCSRWKKREDFFDILADTLEGILSCLDAVSSSVTGAKSVHAQVLSTALRNMDFIVTLVILKNACAPLRNCSTVFRCGNPADILCEVEKIPSIIATLEKMLKNVSSVHTTWFEQAFQLATKVAPEQVCFSEEVNSYDSPEIYYVENLSIPLLHNLIEEMKYCFSDNHLKALSVLSLLPSCNPQPILSETTDKPFSLYLADLPEPDMAEQEINAWAAVWREKYQDSALPTSIAEALVHPESKSHPTVTLLLRLVAVLPSVSMECDLMKTTLNSMRDLFKNTTCRGSRISQVMLLLHSMTLKGLPEVIEMCMEVDPECAPCLSQVMKVLQRLKLDRRDLDAKSAESQESSVAEKPADEEVKAPVKGMTQKVAEGPRTAVSFYEPQLREQILKELWDSQFFTAITEQVVEIDGELYIPLCIRYLNKEDIQCEETLAFIPFTEDSGVLSEAIETALSEKWGLNMEYCRGQASLSVGEAGAQMRAVSLAIATKYPQAIRTVSSALSLNVWLARSSPAEEAANGSVLMDKLLHWLTEDVERQNMLEDMIMLTFQQDEAKACELRDKLIKNWEKSHDMHEVMVEILEAAMLCLNELKGEGSTSDQQQASNFFDAIRNFEFIFSTVVLNNVLSLTKKLSQSLQGKPLDMLLAVNTLPDLKASLGKLKSEIDVHHKSWFDEAVSLASKLNIQMLHSVLLEPLSDFYKESVSMKVVEHSIAEIDDLFTDKVLDTLKCLEIVPYAMFKVKTSILSGIVYRLYKEDLPDQTSLHSEMKAWKEKWLDPLAGYLPATVLDTLKTSQIRSFSNIETLLRLQVILPFSRRESNFRQGKRSLQDFIQQDKRSLSELHSL, from the exons ATGACTGACTGCTGCGCTGCAGCGAACTGTGATTACGAGCAGCAGGGGTCCGAAAACACCACTCCGCTTTTCAGCTTCCCTTTGGATCCGGAGCG atgcCAGCAATGGTTGATCAACTGCCATCGCCAGGATTTAGCATCACAGCCGCCAGAACAGTTGCATAATCTGTACAAAGTTTGTGCAAAACACTTTGAGCCCTCCATGGTTGAGCAACAG actgCATCAAGCTGTGTGTTAAAGGAAGATGCTGTTCCTACCATATTTGACTCTACTGCTCCTGTGATTCAACAGGAAACATGTAACAGGAAGCGAGCTAGAGACCCA TCAGAAGAGGAAGCTGCTGttgtaaagaaatcaaaag AAAATGCACCAGAAATGAAAGAAGAGCTGACAGAAATGGGAGTATCTCAAAAGGAAAACCAAACCCAAGAGGATGTAGCCATCTCCAAAGCAAAAGAAACTCTGAAGATTTACTTTAAGGAAATCCTGGCTCTGACGGGATTCAGCATCAATGGGGCAAACAGCAGCTCAGATGAACCAATTGGCAGTGTGCGGGGTCAGCGGGCTCATAATCCGATCTGTGTCgagaaaatagacaaaaaggAAATCCTGCAATTCGGTGAACACTTCATGCAAGAGGAGATCCAAAACAGCCTCAGACTGTCGAGATTCTTCTCCATTCTTGTCCAGGACGTGACGAACATAGAGGGAAAGGAGCAGATTCCGGTTTTCATCCGGTCGGTAACGGTCGCAGGTTTCCCCCAGAAGCACCTGATTGGCTTCTTACCGTGTGATTTGGATGCAGAGAATCTGTTCTACATGCTACTTTCTGAGCTGAGAAATAAATGGGGTTTGAGGATGGAGCACTGTCGAGGACTCAGTTATCTCTCCACAGGAAGCATGTGTCAGAAAATGCGGGATCTTACCTGCAGAATCCTGCAAGAGTTTCCCCAAGTAGTGCTCTCCCCAAGTGACCCGTATGCGTTCAACATTTGGATAATCCGCTGCATGCCTGTGCCCTCCATTCAGAAGGTTGCAGATACTGTGCAGGAAGTGGCATTATTACTTCGACGAATCCCAGAGCTGAGCAAGCGATTGGATGGAAAGATCCAGGTGACGTATGGGCATTTAAAGGGTGAAGTTGACCGGATCAAAGCTGCTCTCAGTGGGATTTGGGAATACGGCACTGACGCCTTCCAGACCATGCTAGAAATCCTCGAACCATTCCTTACCTGCATCAATGAGATCATTTCGAAGGTGGATGAAGAAACGGCCGAACAGATGGCTAAGCTCAAGCCGGTTCTAAAgaactttaacttcatcatcaCTCTTGTTGTTCTGAAGAACACACTGTGCTGTGTGAGCATACTTAACTCCAGTCTCAGGGGAATAATAAGCATCAGCAGTACCTTGCAGTATACTATCTCCAATGCCTTAAAGCTGGTCAGCAAATACCAACAAGAGCTAGCAATATTTCACAGGAAATGGTTTTCTGACGCAGTCGGCCGAGCAAAGAAACTGGGCGTGGAGATCACTAAACCAGAAATGGCCCAAGTGGACCCAAATGAGACCCCACTGGAGGACTTCTACAGAGAGACTCTAAGTAGGCCCATCTTGCAGTACCTCGTTGCAGAAGTGAAGAGAGTGTTCAGCACCGAGATGGTGAGGATCCTCCGATGGCTCTCGTTGGTCCCGTCTTACATGGCCGACCACAATTTCAGCATTCGCAGGGATAAAGTAGCCGATGCCAACTTGAACAACCTCGCACGTCCCGACACATTCTACGAAGAGCTTGGATGTTGGGAGGTGAAGTGGAGGCATGCGAGCAAGCGGAGAATCCTCCCAACCACGGTGTTTGCTACCCTCAAAATTCCAGATATCGGGTTTTACCCAAATGTGCAGAGCTTGCTGAGGGTGTTGGGGACTGTTCCATGTGTAAATGCGGAGGCGGATGTGTACGGACAGTACCACATGGTACTGGAGCGATGCCATTTCTATCTGAAAGCCACCCTGCAGGAACAAAGACAGTGCAACATGGCATTTGTGTACGTGAACCAGGATGTGCATTTTAGTGTGGAGAAAATGGTGGAGTCATACATTGAGAAACATCCAGACATCCTGAAGTTGCTGCAGATG GATGATGCCATAACAGAGAACCTTTCACAAG TGACGGTCCATGGAAACCACGCTGAAAAGGATGCTGAGGAAGAACTGACGCGGATAAATCTAGAGATGGATGCTGATAGGCTTGTGGAGATGAAATGTGCAGAGACCGATAGGGAAGCTCTTAAATCTGCTTTGCAGACTGCAGTGGTGGCTGCCTACAGCAGTCACAGCAAGCTGCACACAGATGCATGTCCTGCTCAGGATGGAGAGGTGGAGTATGTGACCAAGTCTGAAATGAAGGAAGTTCTCACAGTGTGTGAGAATGCTGTGAGAGAGGGGATCCTCACAGAGGTGGGGAGTTcgtttttttccctcatcatCGACCGTGTTGTGAAACTGGGAGAAAAAGAATACCTTCCCATCTTCATTAGGTTTGTTGACAGTTTTGATGTCATGCGTTTAGAGTTGATAGGATTTCTTGAGGCAGATCTGGAATGTGACGTCATGGTGCAAAGTCTTATGCAAAAAATAACTGAGGACTGGCGTCTGGATTTAGGTAACTGCAGAGGTCAAGCTTACCTTGGCTCTGGTGATGTTTCCTACAAGCTCAAAGCCTTTGCCTGCAAAGTGCAAGAGAAGTATCCGCTTGCTATCAGCACACATTGTTCTGCTTATTCGTTCAACACATGGTGGTCTAAATCAATCCCAGTGCCTGCTGTTAATAGAGCCCTGGATACATTTGAAGAAATCCTGACATTTTTTGGGAGCAGTGCTGCTCTAGAAAAACAACTTGACCATGTGATAGCATATGGCCTTAGAGAGAGCTACGAAAAGGTCCAAGAGTTACAGGGGAGATTCTGCACTGTTTGGCAGGAGAAGCATGACTCTTATGAGGTGTTTGTGCAGATGCTTGAGCCCCTAAGCGAATGTCTGGAGAGGATCAAGAACAACCCACAGAGATGGAAGCTATCTGTTTCTGAACAAGCCGCAGTCCATCTGCGCAAAGTCATGGAGTTTGATTTCATAATTTCCATGGTGGCCTTGAAGAATGCTTCCTCCTTCACCAGAGAGCTCAGCGCAGGTATCCAGAAGGACCAGTTCAGTGTGGCGTCCCAGCTTTGCCAAATCAGTGGTATCGTGGCCACTCTGAACAGAGTGAAAACCAATATGAAGTTGTTCCACCAGAACTGGTTTGATGAGGCTTGTGCGATAGCACAGAGCCTTAGAGTGCAGATCGAAGTGCCTGACAACTCTCTTCCAAAAGATGGCTTGATAAAGCCAGCCACATATTACAAAGACTGCCTGAGTGTGCCCCTCGTAGATAACCTCATCAATGCCGTAAAGGATCATTTTTCAGATGACCACAAAGAAGCTCTGAACTTCCTCTCTCTTGTTCCCTGCTCAGTCACAGTGAGCTACATGTTCGAAAACCTGAAGTCAAAGCAGCCTCTCTATAGCAGCGACCTCCCTGACGCAGACAACTTCTTAACAGAGCTCTGTTGTTGGAGAGTAACATGGAAGACTAAGGTGGCATCCGTGACTATCCCGAGCTCCATATTTCCCACGTTACGCCTGCCACTCATGCAGTACTTCGGGAACATCAATACCCTGCTGAGGATCATGTCTGTTCTTCCCAGCACCAAGCTAGAGGACTGTGGTGTTGTAATGCGCCACAAGAAATTTCAGGACTACTTGAGAAGCACGCATCCCAAGGACAGGTCTGTGTGTTTGGCTATGCTCTACGTCAGCACAAACTTCAGCAGGGATCTGGACCGTATGGTCAGCCAGTGTTTGAAGGTTACGCCACAAGCGTTGGAGGGCATCTGTTTG GACAAGGAATCAAAGAGTCTCATCAAGAACTCTGAAAATAACATGGAAG TTGACATGATCAAGGACAAAGTTGGGGAGCTCAGTGTTCAGCTATCTCCTGAGAAGTTGCAGATCCAAGAAATGAAAGCCACGGATGAGAACGGGCTCACAGGAGACAACCGTCAGAGCCTGGCTACAGTTTTTAGGCTGGCAGCACTCCTGGGGAAAAAGAAACGCAGTCTCTGTGAGCTCTCTGAGGAAGATCGAGAACCTCTTGTTCAGGAGCTGAAGTTGTGCCACTGGTTTGGAAGTGAAAGCAAAAGCATATCATGGATTAGTGATGACGAAATGGAGAACCTCCTGATAAACGGAATCAGAGATGTCATACTAAAAGAAATACAGGAATCGCCATTTTTCTCCCTGATCACTGATAAACCTGTTAAAGTTACTAACAAAATCTACCTACCTGTTTTCACTCGTTACGTTGGGGAATCTACTCCAAAAGTGGAACTGATTGGGTTCTTACCATTTAATGAAAATGGCGATATTGACAGGCAAGCAAGTAACCTTGCAAAGATTCTTACTGAAGACTGGGGCTTGCCCATGTCTAAGTGCCGAGGCCAAGCATTCATGCATTTAGGTCTTGGTTATCAAAGCCTGAAGAAGATGTCTTTAGATTTCCTCAACAACTATCCACTCTGTGTCGTAACGCCCAGTGAGTCTTGTGGTCTCGCTCATTGGTTGGCCAGTAGTGTGCCTTGTCCTTCTGTGGCAAAAATGCTGGACATCACagaagatctgctgctgttctttgACCAATCTCCTGATCTAGAGGAACAGTTGGCAGAGGCTGTTGATGGGCTTTTAAACATGCCAAGAGAGGCGTTAGAGGAAATTCCAGAAACATGCTGCTCAAGGTGGAAAAAACGGGAGGACTTTTTTGACATCCTTGCTGATACATTAGAGGGCATACTCAGCTGCTTAGATGCTGTTAGCTCTAGTGTCACAGGGGCCAAGTCAGTGCATGCTCAGGTTCTGTCTACTGCTCTGAGGAACATGGATTTCATCGTCACTCTTGTGATTTTGAAGAACGCCTGTGCACCTCTTCGTAACTGCAGCACTGTTTTCCGCTGCGGAAACCCTGCTGACATTCTTTGCGAGGTGGAAAAAATCCCTTCCATCATAGCAACTcttgagaaaatgttaaaaaatgtgagCTCTGTGCACACTACTTGGTTTGAACAGGCATTCCAGTTGGCGACCAAGGTGGCTCCTGAACAAGTGTGCTTCTCAGAGGAAGTTAATAGCTATGATTCCCCAGAGATTTACTATGTAGAAAACCTGAGTATTCCACTACTCCATAATCTGATCGAGGAGATGAAATATTGCTTCTCAGACAACCATTTAAAGGCTCTGTCTGTCCTGTCACTGCTTCCTTCTTGTAATCCACAACCCATACTTTCAGAGACCACAGACAAGCCTTTCAGCCTTTACCTTGCAGATCTTCCTGAGCCTGACATGGCTGAGCAGGAAATTAATGCTTGGGCTGCCGTCTGGAGAGAGAAATACCAAGATAGTGCTCTTCCAACATCTATCGCTGAAGCACTTGTTCATCCAGAGTCCAAAAGCCACCCAACTGTTACCTTACTGCTCAGACTCGTTGCTGTCTTGCCAAGTGTCAGTATGGAATGTGACCTGATGAAGACCACTCTGAACTCAATGAGGGatctgtttaaaaacacaacatgcagAGGCAGCCGGATCAGTCAAGTGATGCTTTTGTTGCACTCCATGACACTGAAGGGACTTCCAGAAGTCATTGAGATGTGCATGGAGGTTGATCCAGAGTGCGCTCCATGTCTGTCCCAG GTCATGAAAGTTCTCCAAAGACTGAAGTTGGACAGAA GGGACCTTGATGCGAAATCAGCAGAATCCCAAGAATCGAGTGTTGCAGAGAAACCTGCAGATGAAGAGGTGAAAGCACCAGTTAAGGGAATGACTCAAAAGGTAGCTGAAGGACCTAGAACAGCTGTGTCTTTCTACGAGCCGCAGCTACGTGAACAAATCTTAAAGGAACTCTGGGACTCTCAGTTCTTCACGGCCATAACTGAGCAAGTGGTTGAAATTGATGGTGAGCTCTATATCCCGTTGTGCATCAGGTACTTAAACAAAGAGGACATCCAGTGTGAGGAAACACTGGCTTTCATCCCTTTCACCGAGGACTCTGGTGTCCTTTCCGAGGCCATAGAAACTGCCCTGTCTGAGAAGTGGGGACTCAACATGGAGTATTGCAGAGGACAGGCCTCACTAAGTGTTGGTGAAGCAGGAGCTCAGATGAGGGCTGTAAGTTTAGCCATTGCAACAAAATACCCTCAGGCTATTAGAACAGTTAGCTCTGCTCTGTCCCTCAATGTTTGGCTGGCGAGATCCTCCCCTGCTGAAGAAGCAGCCAATGGATCCGTCCTCATGGATAAATTATTACACTGGCTCACAGAGGATGTAGAACGCCAGAACATGCTGGAAGACATGATCATGTTGACGTTCCAGCAGGATGAGGCAAAGGCCTGTGAGTTGAGGGACAAACTCATCAAGAACTGGGAGAAGAGTCATGATATGCATGAGGTTATGGTAGAAATTTTGGAAGCAGCTATGCTCTGCCTGAATGAGCTGAAAGGAGAGGGAAGTACTTCAGACCAGCAACAAGCGTCAAATTTCTTTGATGCGATCAGAAACTTTGAGTTTATCTTTTCAACTGTGGTGCTGAATAATGTCCTGAGCTTAACTAAAAAGCTAAGTCAGTCTCTTCAAGGTAAACCTTTAGATATGCTGCTTGCTGTGAATACTTTGCCTGATCTCAAAGCGTCCCTTGGTAAGCTAAAGAGCGAGATTGATGTCCATCACAAGTCCTGGTTTGACGAAGCGGTTTCCTTGGCTTCTAAGCTAAACATTCAGATGCTGCATTCAGTTCTTCTAGAGCCGCTGAGTGACTTTTACAAAGAATCTGTCAGCATGAAAGTCGTGGAGCACTCAATAGCAGAAATTGACGACCTCTTCACAGACAAGGTACTGGATACATTAAAATGCCTGGAGATTGTGCCTTATGCAATGTTCAAAGTGAAAACCAGCATTCTCAGTGGTATTGTGTATCGCCTGTACAAGGAGGACTTGCCAGACCAGACCTCTCTTCACTCTGAAATGAAGGCGTGGAAGGAGAAATGGTTGGATCCTCTGGCAGGATACCTTCCAGCCACTGTGCTCGATACTCTCAAGACATCACAGATCAGAAGTTTTAGTAATATTGAAACGCTTCTCAGACTTCAGGtcattttgccattttcacGACGGGAGAGCAATTTCAGGCAGGGGAAAAGGAGTCTGCAGGACTTCATTCAGCAAGACAAGAGATCCCTCTCTGAGCTCCATTCTCTGTAG